TCGGCGCGGATGAAGCTGTCGCGCACGACGAAGTTTTTCACCGCGTCAATGTCCACCCCGTCGGTGTTCACGCCGATGCCGAAGAGGTTCATATGGGTGACCTCGATGTTCTGGGAGTTAATGTAGAGAGTCTGCCACCAACCGTTGAGGCTGCGCAGGCCGATGCCTTCGACGAGGATGTTTTCGCAGTCCTCAAAGAGGATGCCCGGCTGGCGGTTGCCCTGAGAGGAGTTGCCGGTCGCGTCGAGCACCCCGCGCCCCATCACGCGGACGTTCTTGACGCCGCGCGCCTCAATGCGCCCGCGCACGAGGGCGTTCGGAGCGAGGTAGATCGTTTGCCCGTCCTTGGGACGGATGGTCCCGGCATTGGTGTAGCCGGGCTGGTAGAAAACGACAGCCGGATCAGCGGCGTCGGGCACGTCCGTCTCAGCCGGGGTGACGATGATGGCCAGCGGCGTGCGGCCCGGGATTTCGAGCACGAGCTTGTGCGGCTCGCTTAACGTGAAGCGCAGGGCCTGGCCGATGCGTTCGACTGCGACGCCGTGGCGGGTCGGCTTGAGCGTGTAGGCGCTGAAGTCGTCCTTGACCATGACATCGACCGTGACCGGCTCGCTCCCGAGCGTGAACATGGCCACGTCGAAGTTAAAGCGATTGGCGCGGACATCGACCGGGTGCCCGCCCGCCACTACGGCGTAGCGGGGGCTGAGGGGTTCCTTGAAATTACCGGCCAGCGGAACGACGCCGGAGACGGGTGTTTCCGGTTGGCCAGCCGGGGCGTCGCGCCAGGCGTTGATAGCGGCGGCTTCGTCCGAGGGCGTGTACTCGATGACGAGCCGGGGCGCGCCTGAGAGGAAGCGGAACACGCTACGCTGGGGGCCTTCAGTCCCGAGTTTGATAAGAAAGGAAACGTCGTTCCCCAGCGATTCTTGCACCGCCTGCGCCAGGGGCTCGCTGGAAAACGACAAAGCCTGTCCCGTGGCGGCTTCGGCCGGGTTGGCCTCGACGGTGGCCAGGCAAGGGCCGAAGTCGCCGCCGACGGTGGTCCACGGGTTGCCGCTGTTGCTGCGCAGCCAGTCAACGCTGGCTTCGTCAAAAGAGCGGGCGAGTTTGTAAACGCCGACTTGTGCCACTTGCGAGGCGCTGCCGCCGCCCGCTACGTCCCGCTCCTTGATGTCGAGCACGAGCTGGGCGCTCACGATGGTGGCACCCTTGAGTTCGGGCGCGTTCAGGTCGAAGGCAAGCACGCCGCGAAAGGCGTCGCCGTGCTGGGCGGTGTTACCGACGATGAAAAGCTCGTTCGTGGTGTTGCGGCACTTCTCGGCCGACATGGTCGAGCGGATGAAGCCGTCTGCGACCGGGCTGAGGGAAAGCGTCTCGGCGGAGCTGATTCCCGCCGCCGTCAGGCATAAGGAGTTTATCACAAGCATCTTCAGCGTATGGGTTTTTCGGGAAAACATTGGGGTGGTGGTTAAAGTGTAAGGGTTGGCTGTCCCCGTACTATCGCCCACCCGGGCCGGGGTGGAAACTTCAGTGCTGTTGTTACTGTCCCATTGCCGAGGGCGATTCGGAGCGGGTTTTCGTCGAATAGCAGGCGGCAT
The DNA window shown above is from Ruficoccus amylovorans and carries:
- a CDS encoding DNRLRE domain-containing protein, producing the protein MFSRKTHTLKMLVINSLCLTAAGISSAETLSLSPVADGFIRSTMSAEKCRNTTNELFIVGNTAQHGDAFRGVLAFDLNAPELKGATIVSAQLVLDIKERDVAGGGSASQVAQVGVYKLARSFDEASVDWLRSNSGNPWTTVGGDFGPCLATVEANPAEAATGQALSFSSEPLAQAVQESLGNDVSFLIKLGTEGPQRSVFRFLSGAPRLVIEYTPSDEAAAINAWRDAPAGQPETPVSGVVPLAGNFKEPLSPRYAVVAGGHPVDVRANRFNFDVAMFTLGSEPVTVDVMVKDDFSAYTLKPTRHGVAVERIGQALRFTLSEPHKLVLEIPGRTPLAIIVTPAETDVPDAADPAVVFYQPGYTNAGTIRPKDGQTIYLAPNALVRGRIEARGVKNVRVMGRGVLDATGNSSQGNRQPGILFEDCENILVEGIGLRSLNGWWQTLYINSQNIEVTHMNLFGIGVNTDGVDIDAVKNFVVRDSFIRAEDDGLGWHSLDAETYGEMITENALADNLVIWNTTAGNGIRIGASMEGQLWRDITIRNVDILMHAGAGIYSDYSDWAWITNLRFENIAIEKAGKPIDFYIEKTRYSNASGYLDRRGNIDRLLFENVTMNGGTIRLAGYDKEHLISTVRFNQCVNAGVPVDAPDKISINAYVTDVAFNEPLPPTPPSSPELVVLSECESRAAGAPQFIARAAGSQIGRTRVLEASQSGATIVHEVPAPASGKYALTLTIRTSPDGGVADLKLNGKVVAEAVDFYAPAPAYQTIDCGELDIDTAGSQDLEATVTGKNPASSGYRLELDTLEFAAK